A DNA window from Cobetia marina contains the following coding sequences:
- a CDS encoding tripartite tricarboxylate transporter TctB family protein — translation MRLAADRILGFALMGLAAFIVAQSLNIEVPFAYDPVGPKAFPIGLSILMAIFSLVLILRPGPEGDWPSASVMLQLGLVMVILIAFAFFFVRLGYPITAVAAITAIARLFGARWRAACVTGVLMAGASYVLFTAVLEISLPTGLWFS, via the coding sequence ATGAGACTCGCCGCCGATCGCATCCTGGGCTTCGCCCTGATGGGACTGGCGGCGTTCATCGTCGCCCAGTCCCTGAATATCGAAGTGCCCTTCGCCTACGACCCGGTAGGCCCCAAGGCCTTTCCCATCGGCCTCTCGATCCTGATGGCCATCTTCTCGCTGGTGCTGATCCTGCGCCCCGGCCCGGAAGGTGACTGGCCATCCGCCAGCGTGATGCTGCAACTGGGGCTGGTGATGGTGATCCTGATCGCCTTCGCCTTCTTCTTCGTGCGCCTCGGCTACCCCATCACGGCCGTCGCCGCCATCACCGCCATCGCCCGCCTGTTCGGTGCCCGCTGGCGCGCTGCCTGCGTGACCGGGGTGCTGATGGCCGGCGCAAGCTACGTGCTGTTCACCGCCGTGCTGGAAATCTCGCTGCCGACCGGGCTGTGGTTTTCCTGA